In a genomic window of Nodosilinea sp. PGN35:
- a CDS encoding DUF3318 domain-containing protein produces MTSYATATARADMGELRRLRSLLPPELQSWVTVESAIDVTPPLITCEELGKDQVEIQIDLLKWEQLALDQRNLLFWHEVGRIQNDTIPRDGWEMAALAIGLGGAVGELWVQDGLLLMLALGLCGFSSWRLYKRNNNQKTLQESISADERAIAIATRFGYTLPNAYKSLGSALKTLIEQTPKKRQRDRYIKRLEALKKSAAKAKESARAERSDMRSAY; encoded by the coding sequence ATGACCTCGTACGCCACCGCCACTGCCCGCGCCGATATGGGTGAGCTTCGCCGTCTGAGAAGCCTGCTGCCCCCCGAGCTGCAAAGCTGGGTGACGGTGGAGTCGGCCATCGATGTCACCCCGCCGCTGATCACCTGTGAAGAGCTGGGCAAAGACCAGGTCGAAATTCAAATCGACCTGCTCAAGTGGGAGCAGCTGGCCCTCGACCAGCGCAACCTGCTGTTTTGGCACGAGGTGGGCCGCATCCAAAACGACACTATTCCCCGCGACGGCTGGGAGATGGCGGCTTTGGCCATCGGCCTCGGCGGTGCCGTGGGCGAGCTGTGGGTGCAGGATGGTCTGCTGCTGATGCTGGCCCTGGGGCTGTGCGGCTTTTCCAGCTGGCGGCTCTACAAACGCAACAACAACCAAAAGACCCTGCAAGAGAGCATTAGCGCCGACGAGCGGGCGATCGCCATCGCCACCCGTTTTGGCTACACCCTGCCCAACGCCTACAAAAGCCTGGGCAGCGCCCTCAAAACCCTGATTGAGCAGACCCCCAAAAAGCGCCAGCGCGATCGCTACATCAAGCGCCTCGAGGCCCTCAAAAAGAGCGCCGCCAAGGCCAAAGAGAGCGCCCGCGCCGAACGCAGCGACATGCGATCGGCCTATTAG
- a CDS encoding adenylate/guanylate cyclase domain-containing protein, translated as MDDAPIAIDLVIVDDDAETSCLLQRLLSQQGYRIQVAESGQEAIALILARRPGLVLLDLLLPDMDGYSLCQQLKHNPLTAEMPVIVLSSLVDSLDKVKAFQAGATDYITKPFAVQEVLVRVQNQLRLAQQRQQLSQQNALLIQEVQERTQMEQALVAAEMNYRSIFENATVGIYKASVTGQLLSVNPSMARLYGYESAQEMVATVEDISRQIYLQPKRRDELSVYLNRFDKITDAESEVFRKDGSTFWVSEDIWKVWDKQGNFLHYEGIVHDISERRQMETELRQQRQQADRLLVNILPYRIAQRLKGGARTIAESLDQVSVLFADLVDFTAASSEMTPRQLVKLLNEVFSMFDQLAEFHRLEKIKTIGDAYMVAGGLPSPNDDHAAGIAQFALDICDAIKQFPRPDGKTFQIRVGINTGPVVAGVIGRRKFAYDLWGDTVNIASRMEATGEAQRIQVTPDLYERLKDSFQFEQRGYVAVKGRGQMLTYWLVGKL; from the coding sequence GTGGATGATGCCCCCATCGCCATTGATTTAGTCATCGTCGATGACGACGCTGAGACATCGTGCCTGCTGCAGCGGCTCTTGAGCCAGCAGGGGTACCGCATTCAGGTGGCTGAAAGTGGTCAGGAGGCGATCGCGCTCATCTTGGCCAGGCGACCCGGGCTGGTGCTGCTCGACCTGCTGCTGCCCGATATGGACGGCTACTCCCTCTGTCAGCAGCTCAAGCACAACCCCCTCACCGCCGAGATGCCGGTGATTGTGCTCAGCTCGCTGGTGGATTCCCTCGACAAAGTTAAGGCGTTTCAGGCCGGGGCCACCGACTACATCACCAAACCCTTTGCGGTGCAGGAGGTGCTGGTACGGGTGCAAAACCAGCTGCGGCTCGCCCAGCAGCGGCAGCAGCTCAGTCAGCAAAATGCCCTCCTCATTCAGGAGGTGCAGGAGCGCACCCAGATGGAGCAGGCCCTAGTCGCCGCCGAGATGAACTACCGCAGCATCTTTGAGAATGCCACGGTGGGCATTTATAAGGCCTCGGTTACGGGGCAGCTGCTCAGCGTCAACCCCTCCATGGCTCGGCTCTACGGCTACGAGTCGGCTCAGGAAATGGTAGCCACCGTTGAAGACATCAGCCGCCAAATTTATCTCCAGCCGAAGCGTCGCGATGAACTGTCGGTGTACCTGAACCGCTTTGACAAAATTACCGATGCTGAGTCAGAGGTATTTCGCAAAGACGGCAGCACCTTTTGGGTGAGCGAAGACATCTGGAAGGTGTGGGATAAGCAGGGCAACTTTCTACACTACGAAGGCATTGTCCACGACATCAGCGAGCGCCGTCAGATGGAGACCGAGCTGCGCCAGCAGCGGCAGCAGGCCGACCGTCTGCTGGTGAATATTTTGCCCTACCGCATTGCCCAGCGCCTCAAGGGCGGGGCCCGCACCATTGCCGAAAGCCTCGACCAGGTCAGCGTGCTGTTTGCCGATCTGGTGGACTTTACCGCCGCCTCCAGCGAAATGACGCCGCGCCAGCTGGTCAAGCTGCTCAACGAGGTGTTTTCGATGTTTGATCAGCTGGCCGAGTTTCACCGGCTAGAAAAAATCAAAACTATCGGCGACGCCTACATGGTGGCCGGGGGGCTACCCTCGCCCAACGATGACCATGCCGCAGGCATTGCCCAGTTTGCCCTCGACATCTGTGACGCCATCAAGCAGTTCCCCCGACCCGACGGCAAAACCTTTCAAATTCGGGTGGGCATCAACACCGGCCCGGTGGTGGCCGGGGTGATTGGGCGGCGCAAGTTTGCCTATGACCTGTGGGGCGACACCGTCAACATCGCCAGCCGCATGGAGGCCACCGGAGAGGCCCAGCGCATCCAGGTCACCCCCGATCTCTATGAACGGCTTAAGGATAGCTTTCAGTTTGAGCAGCGCGGCTATGTGGCGGTCAAGGGCCGCGGCCAAATGCTCACCTACTGGCTGGTGGGTAAACTTTAG
- a CDS encoding diguanylate cyclase domain-containing protein — MALLEQATILIAEAAPYQGRGLAEVLTGAGGQAHICPEADVLRSLPSLAPDLILIQVAGWDSGGYELCEQLSDDPAGSSLPVIFFGTFDDPGSRERVFAVGGADYLELPLVATNLVVRVRHQLELRGLRARATAQPLRPSLLQASLQRLHNTLELDTILQTAVEDVRQQTEADRVVIYQFRRSGRGLVTHEAVSDAALSVLHRQVEDACFDQEHAAKYWSGRVSRINDVAALGNISQCYRTMLLSFGIQANLVAPIIHNLASQNRYLWGLIVVHQCRSPRQWQTHEVELLRELSAHLAIAIQQSRLFEQVRRQARQEMLLNHILDEIHASLDVQHILTCTVEHLRTALDLHQCGITLLRHNLAGLPTPFLVAVQSPTLSEPAVPLAITPPLRRQLRIDSDAMVVPYLVNPMAIRPQAAQIISQGQVTYVVTTLRIDSQVLGVLWASPDPGQLTPASEQRGLWEPNDLSLIDEVALQLSQALQQAALYQRLQAANDELQRLAHLDGLTQIANRREFDRYLAQEWQRLQRERGSLALVLVDVDHFKGYNDTYGHLAGDDCLRSIARLLDQVTKRPADLAARYGGEEFAMVLPNTTAAGAIALASEAQTYLTRLAIPNAASPLYGQVTMSFGIAAMTPAPAFSTETLLQRADQALYAAKQAGRNRYCLWSEAIQSSQGGLGS, encoded by the coding sequence GTGGCGTTACTTGAACAGGCGACGATTTTAATTGCCGAAGCCGCACCCTATCAGGGCCGGGGTTTGGCGGAGGTGTTGACAGGGGCCGGCGGACAGGCCCACATCTGTCCTGAGGCCGACGTTCTGCGATCGCTGCCGAGCCTAGCGCCCGACCTGATTTTGATTCAGGTCGCCGGGTGGGACAGCGGCGGTTACGAGCTGTGCGAGCAGCTCAGCGACGACCCGGCCGGGTCATCGCTGCCGGTGATCTTCTTTGGCACCTTTGACGACCCCGGCAGCCGCGAACGGGTGTTTGCGGTGGGCGGGGCTGACTATTTGGAGCTGCCCCTGGTGGCCACCAACCTGGTGGTGCGGGTGCGCCACCAGCTTGAGCTGCGGGGGCTGAGGGCCAGGGCTACCGCCCAACCGCTGCGGCCATCGCTGCTCCAGGCCAGTTTGCAACGGCTGCACAACACCCTTGAGCTAGACACAATTTTGCAGACGGCGGTGGAGGATGTTCGCCAGCAAACCGAGGCCGATCGGGTGGTGATCTATCAATTTCGCCGCAGTGGGCGGGGCCTGGTTACCCACGAAGCCGTTAGCGACGCAGCGCTGTCGGTACTGCATCGCCAGGTTGAAGACGCCTGTTTTGACCAGGAGCATGCGGCTAAATACTGGTCGGGCCGGGTGAGCCGCATCAACGATGTCGCCGCCCTGGGCAACATCAGTCAGTGCTATCGCACCATGCTGTTGAGCTTTGGCATTCAGGCCAATCTGGTAGCCCCGATCATTCACAATCTGGCCAGCCAAAACCGCTACCTGTGGGGGCTGATTGTCGTTCACCAGTGCCGCTCGCCTCGGCAGTGGCAGACCCATGAAGTTGAGCTACTGCGGGAACTCTCGGCGCACCTGGCGATCGCCATTCAGCAGAGTCGGCTGTTTGAGCAGGTGCGCCGCCAGGCGCGTCAGGAGATGCTGCTCAACCACATTCTCGACGAAATTCATGCCAGCCTGGATGTGCAGCACATTTTGACCTGCACCGTAGAGCACCTGCGTACGGCCCTGGATCTGCACCAGTGCGGCATTACGCTGCTACGCCACAACCTGGCCGGTTTGCCTACGCCGTTTTTAGTCGCGGTGCAATCGCCGACGCTGAGCGAACCCGCCGTACCCCTGGCGATCACGCCACCGCTGCGGCGTCAGCTGCGCATTGACAGCGACGCCATGGTGGTTCCCTACCTGGTTAACCCCATGGCCATCCGGCCCCAGGCGGCCCAAATTATCAGTCAGGGGCAGGTGACCTATGTGGTCACCACCCTGCGGATCGACAGCCAGGTGCTGGGGGTGCTGTGGGCCAGCCCCGACCCCGGACAGCTGACTCCGGCGTCCGAGCAGAGGGGGCTTTGGGAGCCCAACGACCTCAGCCTGATCGACGAAGTCGCTCTACAGCTCAGTCAGGCCCTTCAGCAGGCGGCACTGTACCAGCGCTTGCAGGCAGCTAACGACGAACTTCAGCGCCTGGCCCACCTGGACGGCCTCACCCAGATTGCCAACCGCCGCGAGTTTGACCGCTACCTGGCCCAGGAGTGGCAGCGGCTTCAGCGGGAGCGAGGTAGTCTGGCCCTGGTGCTGGTCGATGTGGATCACTTCAAGGGCTACAACGATACCTACGGCCATCTGGCTGGGGATGACTGCCTGCGCTCGATCGCCCGCCTGCTCGATCAGGTGACCAAGCGCCCCGCCGACCTGGCGGCCCGCTACGGTGGCGAAGAGTTTGCCATGGTTTTGCCCAACACCACCGCCGCCGGGGCGATCGCTCTGGCCTCTGAAGCCCAAACCTATCTGACTCGCCTGGCGATTCCCAATGCGGCGTCACCGCTGTACGGCCAGGTGACGATGAGCTTTGGCATTGCGGCGATGACGCCAGCTCCGGCATTCTCAACAGAAACCCTGCTGCAGCGGGCCGATCAGGCCCTTTACGCCGCTAAGCAGGCGGGGCGTAACCGCTATTGCCTGTGGTCTGAGGCGATACAATCGAGCCAGGGGGGCCTGGGGAGCTAG
- a CDS encoding MotA/TolQ/ExbB proton channel family protein, with product MTTVLDFLAKGGPVMVPILGCSVLTIATALERALFWTNLLRREDQVVNEVLDASRRDLSQAAAIAAQSQDLPIGRFLLAPLRLKQPSPDTFRLAMETTGDREFVKMRKGDKLLETIVAVAPLLGLLGTVTGLIATFGNLNIGGGGTGEQASAAAAGIGEALITTAAGMVVAIIALLVFRLLVTLQAQQIDYFSDAGNELELIYRQYWYEPSLLTNERSHSGEFVGTSDRLG from the coding sequence ATGACAACTGTTCTCGATTTTTTAGCGAAGGGTGGGCCGGTCATGGTGCCCATTCTGGGCTGCTCGGTGTTGACTATCGCCACGGCCCTAGAGCGGGCGCTGTTTTGGACCAATCTGCTGCGCCGGGAAGACCAGGTGGTCAATGAGGTGCTCGATGCCTCTCGCCGTGACCTGAGCCAAGCCGCTGCGATCGCCGCTCAATCCCAAGATCTGCCCATCGGCCGGTTTCTGCTGGCTCCCCTGCGGCTCAAGCAGCCCTCCCCCGACACCTTTCGGCTGGCGATGGAAACGACGGGCGATCGCGAGTTCGTCAAAATGCGCAAGGGCGACAAGCTGCTAGAGACCATCGTGGCGGTGGCCCCCCTGCTGGGGCTGCTGGGTACGGTGACGGGGCTGATTGCCACCTTTGGCAACCTCAACATCGGCGGTGGCGGTACGGGCGAGCAGGCCAGCGCAGCGGCGGCGGGCATTGGTGAGGCGCTGATCACCACGGCGGCAGGCATGGTCGTGGCCATCATCGCGCTGCTGGTGTTCCGCCTCCTGGTCACCCTCCAGGCTCAACAGATTGACTACTTTTCCGATGCGGGCAACGAGCTAGAGCTAATCTACCGTCAGTACTGGTACGAGCCCTCCCTGCTCACCAACGAGCGCAGCCACTCGGGCGAGTTTGTCGGTACGAGCGATCGCCTAGGATAG
- a CDS encoding CIA30 family protein, with protein MVWNPFRLLKTLVHFEVAGPLSRGLRHMPGMTDSGVTPTALDGASLEPEPGLPMVWLPGAAAAAVKSLTQALEPLGYGLTTAPWEGAAALVNTPLVVWGRPGADLALESALEQLKQRAIYQEARLIDFCRPDPAVAALWGSLDDGVMGGVSTSQVHWQGGLRFAGHVSTANSGGFASIRTRNLEPPLNLGRWQGTVLQVRGDGQRYKWILRDNPGWDSLAYCRSFDTDADGLSTVRTAFLEMVATRRARTIPAATPLNPARLYSMQLMLSKFEYDGALNPAFDAGAFGLTVQSLRVYRQGPQPVVVLPRETANVGHHLAAAELTGVIPQAEGFEVVGASDRLPPQVNPEAVRAILSALA; from the coding sequence ATGGTTTGGAATCCGTTTCGGCTGCTCAAAACCCTAGTTCACTTTGAGGTGGCTGGCCCCCTAAGTCGAGGATTGCGCCACATGCCTGGTATGACCGACTCCGGTGTCACCCCGACCGCGTTGGATGGCGCTAGCCTAGAGCCTGAGCCCGGTCTGCCCATGGTGTGGCTGCCAGGGGCGGCGGCGGCAGCGGTCAAGTCTCTGACCCAAGCGCTAGAACCCCTGGGCTACGGCCTGACCACAGCTCCCTGGGAGGGGGCTGCGGCCCTGGTCAACACGCCCCTGGTGGTCTGGGGGAGGCCGGGAGCGGACTTAGCGCTTGAATCCGCCCTGGAGCAGTTAAAACAGCGAGCCATCTATCAGGAGGCCCGTCTGATCGACTTTTGTCGGCCCGATCCGGCGGTAGCCGCTCTGTGGGGCAGCCTGGACGACGGGGTGATGGGAGGAGTGAGTACGAGCCAGGTGCACTGGCAGGGGGGGCTCCGCTTTGCTGGGCATGTCTCTACGGCCAACAGCGGCGGCTTCGCCTCGATTCGCACCCGCAATCTTGAGCCGCCGCTCAACCTGGGGCGGTGGCAGGGCACCGTCCTCCAGGTGAGGGGCGACGGCCAGCGCTACAAGTGGATTTTGCGCGACAATCCGGGCTGGGATAGCCTGGCCTACTGCCGTTCGTTTGATACCGATGCTGATGGCCTCAGTACGGTGAGAACTGCTTTTTTAGAGATGGTGGCCACTCGCCGCGCCCGCACGATACCGGCGGCCACCCCCCTCAACCCGGCGCGGCTCTACTCTATGCAGCTGATGCTGAGCAAGTTTGAGTACGACGGCGCGCTCAACCCCGCTTTTGATGCCGGTGCTTTTGGGCTGACGGTGCAGAGTTTGAGGGTCTACCGCCAGGGGCCTCAGCCAGTGGTGGTGCTGCCGAGGGAAACTGCCAATGTTGGTCATCATCTGGCGGCGGCAGAGCTGACCGGGGTAATTCCCCAGGCGGAGGGTTTTGAGGTGGTTGGAGCCAGCGATCGCCTGCCGCCCCAGGTTAACCCGGAGGCGGTGCGGGCGATTTTGTCAGCCCTGGCCTAA
- a CDS encoding DUF4333 domain-containing protein: MDRRNPLSPITATRSLAGLLGLTALGLTACGNHLNTTELEASLKADIERQGRRLTLAAVRCPSDVSRQAGAYFRCVGDLDPEGTFTINVTQQDDQGNVTWEVPNSKVLLNLPKIEDTIQNGLAQVYGKRAQIDCGTATYRVNQPGDRFQCQIVGGLATEVNPIEFVLVSIAADGNLTWQEIQPAAVAAAPATGAPQPTVPSPTPSQPSQTSQTNQPVAPAASPGVKTTTTTGPTGRVINRAYIPGDND, translated from the coding sequence ATGGATAGGCGCAATCCCCTCTCCCCAATTACCGCTACCCGATCTCTGGCTGGGCTGCTGGGGCTGACCGCCCTGGGGCTGACCGCCTGTGGTAACCACCTGAACACTACCGAGCTAGAGGCCAGCCTTAAAGCCGACATTGAGCGTCAGGGGCGACGGCTGACCCTTGCCGCTGTGCGCTGCCCCAGCGATGTCAGCCGTCAGGCCGGGGCCTACTTTCGCTGTGTGGGCGACCTTGACCCAGAGGGAACGTTTACCATCAACGTCACCCAGCAGGACGATCAGGGCAACGTCACCTGGGAGGTGCCCAACTCCAAGGTGCTGCTCAACCTGCCCAAGATCGAAGACACCATCCAGAATGGATTGGCTCAGGTCTACGGTAAGCGGGCCCAGATTGACTGCGGTACGGCGACCTACCGGGTCAATCAGCCAGGCGATCGCTTTCAGTGCCAAATTGTCGGTGGCCTTGCCACTGAGGTTAATCCGATTGAGTTTGTACTGGTCAGCATAGCTGCCGATGGCAATTTGACTTGGCAAGAGATTCAGCCAGCGGCGGTGGCGGCGGCCCCTGCCACCGGAGCACCTCAGCCCACGGTTCCCTCGCCAACCCCAAGTCAACCCAGCCAGACTAGCCAGACCAATCAGCCTGTGGCCCCAGCGGCGAGCCCTGGGGTAAAAACCACCACCACCACCGGCCCGACGGGGCGTGTAATCAATCGGGCCTATATTCCGGGCGACAACGACTAA
- the dusB gene encoding tRNA dihydrouridine synthase DusB: protein MVILSSNLQQRLRSPLTIGTVTLQSRVLQAPLSGVTDRAFRQLVRRYAPTSMLYTEMVQATGVCQAQQLEKIMDIGDGEQPISIQLFDCRPDFMAAAARKAVAEGAKTIDINMGCPVNKITKKGGGSSLLRQPEIAEAIVRAVAAAVPVPVTVKTRIGWDDDHINAVEFGRRMEAAGARMLTLHGRTRSQGYHGPARWDWIAQVKAALAIPVIANGDIVSVESAVRCLEETGADGVMCSRGTLGYPFLVGEIDAFLKTGAVVSPPTAGERLRCAREHLGLLWQYKGQKGIHQARKHMAWYVKGFEGAAPLRQRLCQIDTVEAGYELLDGAIAQLETTAGLGEAIALVAP from the coding sequence ATGGTTATTCTGTCTTCTAACCTCCAGCAGCGGCTGCGATCGCCCCTCACCATTGGTACGGTAACTCTCCAGAGCCGGGTGCTCCAGGCTCCCCTCTCAGGGGTTACCGATCGCGCCTTTCGCCAGCTGGTGCGCCGCTATGCGCCGACATCCATGCTCTACACCGAGATGGTGCAGGCCACGGGCGTCTGCCAGGCCCAGCAGCTCGAAAAAATCATGGACATTGGCGACGGCGAGCAGCCAATCAGCATTCAGCTGTTTGACTGTCGCCCCGACTTTATGGCCGCCGCCGCCCGCAAAGCCGTTGCCGAAGGGGCCAAAACCATCGACATCAATATGGGCTGCCCGGTGAATAAAATCACCAAAAAAGGCGGCGGCTCCTCGCTGCTGCGCCAGCCCGAGATTGCTGAGGCGATCGTCCGCGCCGTGGCGGCGGCAGTGCCCGTGCCCGTCACCGTCAAAACCCGCATCGGTTGGGATGACGACCACATCAACGCCGTTGAGTTTGGCCGCCGTATGGAGGCCGCCGGGGCGCGGATGCTCACCCTCCACGGCCGCACCCGCAGCCAGGGCTACCACGGCCCCGCCCGCTGGGACTGGATCGCCCAGGTCAAAGCGGCGCTGGCAATTCCGGTGATTGCCAACGGCGACATCGTCTCGGTGGAGTCGGCGGTGCGCTGCCTGGAGGAGACCGGGGCCGACGGGGTGATGTGCTCGCGGGGAACCCTGGGCTATCCGTTTTTGGTGGGCGAAATTGACGCTTTTCTAAAGACCGGCGCAGTGGTTTCCCCCCCGACGGCGGGAGAGCGGCTGCGCTGCGCCCGCGAGCACCTGGGCCTGCTGTGGCAGTACAAGGGCCAAAAGGGCATTCACCAGGCCCGCAAGCACATGGCCTGGTACGTCAAGGGGTTTGAGGGGGCCGCCCCCCTGCGCCAGCGGCTCTGCCAGATCGACACCGTGGAGGCCGGTTATGAGCTGCTGGATGGGGCGATCGCCCAGCTTGAGACTACCGCCGGGCTTGGGGAGGCGATCGCCCTTGTCGCACCCTAG
- a CDS encoding biopolymer transporter ExbD, whose translation MRFKSKVAPAPPQVDLIPMLTVMMGILAFFVVITLTLGSETLIDVQLPAEQPDNAPAPLPADPFIVELLAEGQVQLNGQPTDLDTLKGQMTAYLSRNPENIVFLLPSQELPYEQVMQFLGEMRTVGGNRVSLAIEE comes from the coding sequence ATGCGATTCAAGTCCAAGGTTGCCCCTGCGCCCCCCCAGGTTGACCTCATCCCCATGCTGACGGTGATGATGGGTATTCTGGCCTTTTTTGTCGTGATCACCCTTACCCTGGGCAGCGAGACGCTAATTGACGTGCAGCTTCCCGCCGAGCAGCCCGACAACGCCCCCGCGCCCCTGCCCGCCGACCCCTTCATTGTCGAACTCCTGGCCGAGGGGCAGGTGCAGCTCAACGGTCAACCCACCGACCTTGATACCCTCAAGGGGCAGATGACCGCCTATCTCAGCCGCAACCCTGAGAACATTGTCTTTTTGCTGCCCAGCCAAGAGCTGCCCTACGAGCAGGTGATGCAGTTTTTAGGTGAAATGCGCACCGTGGGGGGCAATCGAGTCTCCCTGGCGATCGAGGAATAG
- a CDS encoding glycosyltransferase family 4 protein gives MRILIYSYNYHPEPIGIAPLMTELAEGLVARGHQVRVVTAMPNYPERTIYPEYRGRLYATEERNGVTIQRCFVLANPRRGLVGRLMLESSFIALSLWPALRGWRPDIILNASPSLPACLPVAALKLLFQCPSVLNLQDILPEAAVQTGLLTNPWAIGLFEVLEKFAYQNATRIAVIAQGFRDNLLAKGVPDGKMVSISNWVDVDFIAPRPQASSRFRRRHGLQDKFVVLYTGNIAETQGVRTAIRAAQALQNYPDIQMVIVGEGKQLDALDRFRQQLGLTNVSLLPFVPRAELPDMLAAADVGLILQKHGVVGFNMPSKTQVLLASGRPILASVPAQGTAAQAVVASGGGLVVEPENPTALARGILELYHHPETAQLLARRGRQYALEHFSAKRAIDRYEALFYALVAPQRRPLEGEVVLALQSVRD, from the coding sequence ATGCGAATTTTGATCTATTCCTACAACTATCACCCTGAGCCCATCGGCATTGCGCCCCTGATGACCGAGCTGGCGGAGGGATTGGTCGCCAGAGGGCACCAGGTGCGGGTGGTAACCGCCATGCCCAACTATCCAGAGCGCACTATCTATCCGGAGTATCGTGGGCGGCTCTACGCCACCGAAGAGCGCAACGGCGTCACTATCCAGCGCTGCTTTGTGCTGGCTAACCCCAGACGGGGTCTGGTGGGGCGGCTCATGCTCGAGTCCAGCTTTATCGCCCTTAGCCTCTGGCCAGCGCTGCGGGGCTGGCGGCCCGATATCATTCTCAACGCCAGCCCCTCGCTACCGGCTTGCCTGCCGGTGGCGGCCCTCAAGCTGCTGTTTCAGTGCCCCAGCGTGCTAAATCTACAGGATATTTTGCCCGAGGCCGCTGTACAGACGGGGTTGCTAACCAACCCTTGGGCCATTGGCCTGTTTGAGGTGCTGGAAAAGTTTGCCTACCAAAACGCCACGCGCATCGCCGTCATTGCCCAGGGGTTTCGCGACAACCTGCTGGCCAAGGGGGTGCCCGATGGCAAGATGGTGTCTATTTCCAACTGGGTGGACGTTGACTTTATTGCGCCTAGGCCCCAAGCCAGCAGCCGATTTCGTCGCCGTCACGGCCTGCAAGACAAATTTGTAGTGCTCTACACCGGCAATATCGCTGAGACCCAGGGGGTACGCACGGCGATTCGTGCGGCCCAGGCTCTGCAAAATTACCCCGACATTCAGATGGTGATCGTGGGGGAAGGCAAGCAGCTGGATGCCTTAGATCGGTTTCGCCAGCAGCTGGGGCTCACCAACGTGTCGCTGCTGCCCTTTGTGCCCCGAGCCGAACTGCCCGACATGCTGGCGGCCGCCGATGTGGGGCTGATTCTGCAAAAGCACGGCGTGGTGGGCTTTAACATGCCCTCTAAAACCCAGGTGCTGCTGGCCAGCGGTCGCCCCATTCTCGCCTCTGTACCCGCCCAGGGCACAGCAGCCCAGGCGGTGGTGGCCAGCGGCGGCGGCCTGGTGGTAGAGCCTGAAAATCCTACGGCTTTGGCCAGGGGAATTCTTGAGCTCTACCATCACCCTGAGACGGCGCAGCTGCTGGCGCGGCGGGGGCGGCAGTACGCGCTGGAGCATTTCTCGGCGAAGCGGGCGATCGATCGCTACGAAGCGCTGTTCTACGCCCTGGTAGCCCCTCAGCGACGGCCCCTGGAGGGCGAGGTGGTGCTGGCACTTCAGTCGGTACGAGATTAG